Proteins encoded in a region of the Roseateles sp. SL47 genome:
- a CDS encoding type IV toxin-antitoxin system AbiEi family antitoxin, which yields MSVSSSTERQLISNFVDALRELPEVEADLNQWEPARSVDRGYDAKVNLHVAGKSYVLLIEAKKAVFPRDVRQVLWQFREASLRRSSKQEAEPFALLVAESISPGAKEMLRSERVGYYDSGGSLYLPARGAYLYIDKPPPKTLAKSMRSMFSGRRAQVLHALLARHDDWFGVTGIAQEAMVSPATASQVLSELERFDWLTARGQGPAKERHLREPSALLDAWAKQLATIRPPTVRRYFVPGTKSDALEVRIGQVFGAHDVAYAISHEAAAQRYTPFLSHVSQVRARVLGGANADAAIGELNARQVSEGANFSVIEAKSLGELLFREQRGDLWLASPIQIYLDLLRGEGRAKEMAEHFRKERIGF from the coding sequence ATGTCTGTGTCTAGCTCGACGGAGCGCCAACTCATCTCCAACTTCGTGGACGCCCTGCGGGAGCTTCCCGAGGTCGAGGCGGACCTCAACCAATGGGAGCCCGCCAGGTCGGTTGACCGCGGATACGACGCGAAGGTCAATCTACACGTCGCCGGCAAGTCCTATGTGCTGTTGATTGAAGCCAAGAAAGCTGTCTTCCCGCGTGACGTTCGTCAGGTGCTCTGGCAGTTTCGCGAAGCCAGCCTCAGACGTTCTTCAAAACAGGAGGCGGAGCCTTTCGCGCTCCTGGTCGCCGAATCGATCTCACCGGGCGCCAAGGAAATGCTCAGAAGTGAGCGTGTCGGCTACTACGACAGTGGCGGCAGTCTCTACCTACCGGCCCGAGGTGCCTATCTGTACATCGACAAGCCACCGCCTAAGACCTTGGCAAAATCGATGCGATCGATGTTCTCCGGACGGCGTGCGCAGGTCCTGCACGCACTGCTGGCTCGGCACGACGACTGGTTCGGTGTCACCGGCATCGCGCAGGAGGCGATGGTGTCACCTGCAACCGCATCGCAGGTTCTCTCCGAACTGGAGCGCTTCGACTGGCTGACGGCACGAGGGCAGGGGCCGGCAAAGGAGCGCCATCTGCGAGAGCCGTCGGCCTTGCTCGATGCGTGGGCCAAACAGCTCGCCACCATTCGGCCACCGACGGTGCGCCGGTACTTCGTGCCGGGCACGAAGTCTGATGCCTTGGAGGTGCGGATCGGTCAGGTCTTCGGCGCGCACGATGTTGCCTATGCGATTAGCCACGAGGCTGCGGCACAGCGCTACACCCCGTTCCTATCCCATGTGTCCCAGGTGCGCGCGCGAGTGTTGGGCGGTGCGAATGCCGACGCGGCCATTGGCGAGCTGAACGCGCGGCAAGTCAGCGAAGGCGCCAACTTCAGCGTCATCGAAGCCAAGTCACTCGGCGAATTGCTGTTTCGCGAGCAGCGCGGAGACCTGTGGCTGGCCAGCCCCATCCAGATCTACCTTGACCTATTGCGCGGCGAGGGCCGCGCCAAGGAGATGGCAGAGCACTTTCGGAAGGAAAGGATCGGCTTCTGA
- a CDS encoding antitoxin, producing the protein MAKPATLDGYSDQYTLDCERVLVTLLRGLGPWKDSVYLVGGLTPRYLVAARPPVVPAHAGTLDVDIVIDLQILADTDAYHTLEDNLKKMGFERAENDKQQKLSWRWNTRTEHGALMVLELLADAPDIAGGKVQPLPTEGTISALNIPHSSIVFDLHQVTEIQAELLGGNGVAMEKIKHANLVSFTCLKSFAFDQRFERKDAHDLIYCIEHAPDGMDASVAAFRKELEGKHGAVVAASLAILRSRFASDDGVEGYRKDGPVSVAKFEFGEGDEAAQREVKALRQRQVCDVIEQLLARIG; encoded by the coding sequence ATGGCCAAACCGGCAACATTGGACGGGTACAGCGACCAGTACACCCTTGACTGCGAACGGGTGCTTGTGACCCTCCTTCGTGGGCTCGGGCCCTGGAAGGACTCTGTCTACCTGGTCGGGGGACTCACGCCAAGATACCTCGTCGCCGCGCGACCGCCTGTGGTGCCCGCTCACGCCGGCACGTTGGATGTCGACATCGTGATCGACTTACAAATCCTGGCCGACACTGACGCCTATCACACGCTGGAGGACAACCTCAAGAAGATGGGTTTCGAGCGGGCGGAGAACGACAAGCAGCAAAAGCTGTCCTGGCGTTGGAACACCCGCACGGAGCACGGCGCGTTGATGGTGCTGGAACTGCTGGCCGACGCGCCTGACATCGCCGGTGGCAAGGTGCAGCCGTTGCCCACCGAGGGAACCATCTCGGCGCTGAACATCCCGCATTCGTCCATCGTCTTCGATCTGCACCAGGTCACGGAAATCCAGGCCGAACTGCTCGGGGGCAACGGCGTTGCCATGGAGAAGATCAAGCATGCCAACCTCGTGAGCTTCACGTGCCTGAAGTCCTTCGCGTTCGATCAGCGCTTCGAACGCAAGGATGCGCATGACTTGATCTATTGCATCGAGCACGCACCCGACGGCATGGACGCGAGCGTGGCAGCGTTTCGCAAAGAGCTAGAAGGCAAGCACGGCGCCGTCGTCGCGGCCTCTTTGGCGATCCTTCGCAGCCGCTTCGCAAGCGATGACGGCGTCGAGGGTTATCGCAAGGACGGCCCCGTGTCGGTCGCCAAGTTCGAGTTTGGCGAAGGCGATGAAGCGGCGCAGCGTGAGGTGAAGGCGCTTCGACAGCGACAGGTCTGCGACGTGATCGAACAACTCCTGGCTCGAATCGGATGA
- a CDS encoding CAP domain-containing protein, with amino-acid sequence MKAAIVAALLSAAVLLTPPVAAAPCDLKLPVEQVLKHLNELRAQGRVCGGQAMAPAAPLRWQPTLADAASRYAAELSSRNKLSHTSLSGATLPQRLEAARYPMRLAAENLASGPDSLEEVVGLWLKSPGHCENLMGPDFTEVGIACDMRESYSAQPYWVMELGRPQTLRPVQANATVRGVPEGLLPTDGPSVR; translated from the coding sequence ATGAAAGCCGCCATCGTGGCTGCGTTGCTGAGCGCAGCCGTCCTTTTGACGCCGCCCGTAGCCGCCGCGCCGTGCGACCTGAAGCTGCCCGTGGAGCAGGTGCTCAAGCATCTGAACGAGCTGCGGGCGCAGGGCCGGGTGTGCGGCGGCCAGGCCATGGCGCCCGCTGCACCGCTGCGCTGGCAGCCCACCCTGGCAGATGCCGCCAGCCGTTATGCCGCCGAGCTGTCCAGCCGCAACAAGCTCAGCCACACCAGCTTGTCTGGGGCCACCCTGCCACAACGGCTGGAAGCGGCCCGTTATCCGATGCGCCTGGCGGCTGAAAACCTCGCCTCCGGTCCGGATTCACTGGAAGAAGTGGTCGGCCTGTGGCTCAAGAGCCCGGGCCATTGCGAGAATCTGATGGGCCCGGATTTCACCGAAGTGGGCATTGCCTGCGACATGCGTGAGTCCTACAGCGCTCAACCCTACTGGGTGATGGAACTGGGTCGTCCGCAGACCCTCCGCCCGGTTCAGGCCAATGCCACTGTGCGCGGGGTGCCGGAAGGGCTGTTGCCCACCGACGGCCCGTCGGTGCGCTGA
- a CDS encoding response regulator, translating to MSETIKLLLVEDQQLVREGLKGLLALHEDIRLVGEASDGAEALELLAGEQPDVILSDMRMPRLDGIGLIRALAARALKIPVVLLTTFDDAQAFDEAVRAGARGFLLKAISPDTLVQALRDVVEGGTALRPLLTERMERAPVERAFSATPEPEPLSPKELQVLRLVASGRSNTEIAALLGNSEGVIKNHCSSVFAKMGVRDRTQAVLRAIDLGWI from the coding sequence ATGAGCGAGACGATCAAACTGCTGCTGGTGGAAGACCAGCAACTGGTGCGCGAAGGCCTCAAGGGGCTGCTCGCCTTGCACGAGGACATCCGCCTGGTGGGCGAAGCCTCGGACGGTGCGGAGGCGTTGGAGCTGCTGGCGGGCGAACAACCGGACGTGATCCTGTCGGACATGCGCATGCCGCGCCTGGACGGCATCGGGCTTATCCGTGCGCTGGCAGCGCGTGCGCTCAAGATTCCGGTGGTGTTGCTCACCACCTTTGACGACGCCCAGGCCTTTGACGAAGCGGTGCGTGCCGGCGCGCGAGGATTTCTGCTGAAGGCCATCAGCCCCGACACACTGGTTCAGGCCCTGCGCGATGTGGTGGAGGGCGGCACGGCGCTACGGCCCCTGCTGACCGAGCGCATGGAACGGGCCCCGGTGGAACGCGCCTTCAGCGCCACACCGGAGCCGGAGCCGCTCAGCCCGAAGGAGCTTCAGGTGCTGCGGCTGGTTGCCAGCGGGCGCAGCAACACCGAGATTGCGGCCTTGCTGGGCAACAGCGAAGGCGTGATCAAGAACCACTGCTCATCGGTGTTTGCCAAGATGGGCGTCCGCGACCGCACACAAGCCGTGCTGCGGGCGATTGACCTGGGCTGGATCTGA
- a CDS encoding sensor histidine kinase, with amino-acid sequence MDRLLARIAQPAFVLRIAALAICLLELASAAWGLMGHPTEPYDGVLASLYRRLGGDTHDAPFVLTCLGLVSAFAWHFWRIARQQHLDHPPRHALRHVVVLDALALLVTPGLPFLVTVLGALILNVRRAFGFALAQVVINVTLYWLFPSEAQRTEQLTAGIPWWLNSLGLAISMVALHGMAFGLGRLAATEAERRRWFQAMLAEKDSGERLQVEQLRYAERLSMARELHDVMGHHLTALNLHLQLSDALLKRHDDTGAAQAVEKARLGAAGLLAEVRAAVSRERESQRINLEAALRTLAEGIASTHIELTLDPVAQDLSPRCAHALLRCVQESVTNAVRHAGATQVRVCLTVIGEGDAMQVRVQVDDNGRGTRKLREGNGLKGMQERMAELGGAMRVVRHHPGFLIELDCPRFA; translated from the coding sequence TTGGACCGCCTCCTCGCCCGCATCGCCCAGCCCGCCTTCGTGCTGCGCATCGCTGCCCTCGCGATCTGCCTGCTGGAGCTGGCGTCCGCCGCCTGGGGGCTGATGGGCCATCCCACCGAGCCCTATGACGGGGTGCTGGCCAGCCTGTATCGCCGCCTCGGCGGCGACACCCACGACGCACCGTTTGTGCTCACCTGCCTGGGGCTGGTGAGCGCCTTTGCCTGGCATTTCTGGCGGATCGCCCGCCAGCAGCATCTGGACCATCCCCCCCGGCACGCGTTGCGCCATGTGGTGGTGCTGGATGCGCTGGCACTGCTGGTCACGCCGGGCCTGCCCTTCCTGGTGACGGTGCTGGGGGCGTTGATCCTGAATGTGCGCCGCGCCTTCGGTTTTGCGCTGGCGCAGGTGGTCATCAATGTGACGCTCTACTGGCTCTTCCCGAGCGAGGCCCAGCGCACCGAACAGCTCACCGCCGGCATCCCCTGGTGGCTCAACAGCCTGGGCCTGGCCATCTCCATGGTGGCCCTGCACGGCATGGCCTTCGGGCTGGGGCGTCTGGCCGCCACGGAAGCCGAGCGGCGCCGCTGGTTCCAGGCCATGCTGGCGGAAAAGGACAGCGGCGAACGCCTGCAGGTGGAACAGCTGCGCTATGCCGAGCGGCTGAGCATGGCACGGGAACTGCATGACGTCATGGGCCATCACCTCACGGCGCTCAACCTGCATCTGCAACTCAGCGATGCGCTGCTCAAGCGGCATGACGACACCGGTGCGGCGCAGGCGGTGGAGAAGGCGCGGCTTGGTGCGGCCGGTCTGCTGGCCGAGGTGCGGGCGGCGGTATCACGCGAGCGGGAAAGCCAGCGCATCAACCTGGAGGCCGCGTTACGGACGCTGGCCGAAGGCATCGCCAGCACCCACATCGAGCTGACCCTGGACCCGGTCGCCCAGGATTTGTCGCCGCGTTGCGCCCACGCGCTGCTGCGCTGCGTGCAGGAGTCGGTCACCAATGCGGTGCGGCATGCGGGTGCGACGCAGGTGCGGGTCTGCCTGACCGTGATTGGTGAGGGTGACGCCATGCAGGTGCGGGTGCAGGTTGACGACAATGGGCGGGGCACACGCAAGCTGCGTGAAGGCAACGGGCTGAAGGGCATGCAGGAGCGCATGGCCGAGCTGGGGGGCGCGATGCGGGTCGTGCGCCATCACCCCGGCTTCCTGATCGAACTGGATTGCCCGAGGTTCGCCTGA
- the mnmA gene encoding tRNA 2-thiouridine(34) synthase MnmA: protein MNSKKQRIVVGLSGGVDSAVSAWLLKQAGHEVVGIFMKNWEDDDDSEYCSSNIDFVDAAAVADVIGIEIEHVNFAAEYKDRVFAEFLREYQAGRTPNPDVLCNAEIKFKAFLDHAMRLGAEKIATGHYARVREQDGQVQLLKGLDPLKDQSYFLHRLHQAQLRKTMFPVGELPKTEVRRLAEEIGLPNAKKKDSTGICFIGERPFREFLNRYLSHQPGPIKDDRGRKLGEHVGLSFYTLGQRQGLGIGGVKDKGAPRGGGEHEPWFVARKDLDTNTLVVVQGHDHPLLQSHSLIANDLSWTGDAPAFGGYGAKTRYRQADSACALIPGEGEIRLDFPLAQWAVTPGQSAVLYDGEVCLGGGVIVSTPPPG, encoded by the coding sequence ATGAATTCCAAGAAGCAACGCATCGTCGTCGGCTTGTCCGGCGGCGTTGATTCCGCCGTTTCCGCCTGGCTCCTCAAGCAGGCGGGGCATGAGGTCGTCGGCATCTTCATGAAGAACTGGGAAGATGACGACGACAGCGAATACTGCTCGTCCAACATCGACTTCGTGGACGCAGCGGCGGTGGCGGACGTCATCGGCATCGAGATCGAGCATGTGAACTTCGCGGCCGAATACAAAGACCGCGTCTTTGCCGAATTCCTGCGGGAATATCAGGCTGGCCGCACGCCCAACCCGGACGTGCTGTGCAATGCCGAGATCAAGTTCAAAGCCTTCCTGGACCACGCCATGCGCCTGGGTGCCGAGAAGATCGCCACCGGCCATTACGCCCGGGTGCGAGAGCAGGACGGCCAGGTGCAACTGCTGAAGGGGCTGGATCCGCTCAAGGACCAGAGCTACTTCCTGCACCGGCTCCACCAGGCCCAGCTGCGCAAAACCATGTTCCCGGTGGGTGAGCTGCCCAAGACCGAGGTGCGCCGTCTGGCCGAGGAGATCGGTCTGCCCAACGCCAAGAAGAAGGACTCCACCGGCATCTGCTTCATCGGCGAGCGGCCCTTCCGGGAGTTTCTCAACCGCTATCTCTCGCACCAACCCGGCCCCATCAAGGACGACCGGGGCCGCAAGCTGGGTGAGCATGTGGGCTTGTCGTTCTACACCCTGGGCCAGCGGCAAGGGCTGGGCATTGGTGGTGTGAAGGACAAGGGCGCCCCCCGTGGAGGCGGTGAGCACGAACCCTGGTTTGTCGCCCGCAAGGACCTGGACACCAACACCCTGGTGGTGGTGCAGGGCCATGACCACCCCCTGCTGCAGAGCCACAGCCTGATTGCCAACGACCTGAGCTGGACCGGTGACGCACCGGCGTTTGGCGGCTATGGCGCCAAGACGCGGTACCGTCAGGCCGATTCGGCTTGTGCGCTCATCCCGGGCGAGGGGGAGATCCGTCTGGACTTCCCGCTGGCGCAATGGGCGGTGACCCCCGGACAAAGCGCCGTGCTGTATGACGGCGAGGTCTGCCTGGGTGGCGGCGTGATCGTCAGCACCCCGCCCCCGGGCTGA
- a CDS encoding response regulator — protein MNVVIVESSSTLRAQLVALLAREQRIHVVGEAADEQMAIQLIAQTQPDAVLMDLALQPGSGLRVLRAIRQLGCGARVVVLSNSFYEEMLRACSEYRISGFFDKSTQVDEALEMLRRWLPPLMVDEPQRVAVVEQLESRSLAFSAFDELADLACDISGSGMATISLINADTQRFIGMSGLAFGQMPRSRSLCAQILHQGPLVEVPDTWHDTRFADHPLVQGAPYVRFYAAVPLALSGGEVVGSLCVLDRLPRRLRERQREALLTLSRCAINELESTRRHSAPPAQAISAAMTL, from the coding sequence ATGAATGTCGTCATTGTCGAAAGTTCCAGCACCCTTCGCGCTCAACTCGTGGCCTTGCTGGCCCGAGAACAGCGCATCCACGTCGTGGGCGAAGCGGCGGACGAACAGATGGCGATCCAGCTGATTGCCCAGACCCAGCCGGATGCCGTGCTGATGGACCTGGCCCTGCAACCCGGCAGCGGCCTGCGGGTGCTGCGCGCCATCCGCCAATTGGGCTGCGGCGCCCGGGTGGTGGTGCTGAGCAACAGCTTCTATGAAGAGATGCTGCGGGCATGCTCGGAATATCGAATCTCAGGGTTCTTCGACAAAAGCACCCAGGTGGACGAGGCGCTGGAAATGCTGCGCCGGTGGTTGCCGCCCTTGATGGTCGACGAACCCCAACGGGTGGCGGTGGTGGAGCAACTGGAGTCCCGATCCCTGGCGTTCTCGGCCTTTGATGAGCTGGCAGACCTGGCCTGCGACATCAGCGGCAGCGGCATGGCCACCATCAGCCTGATCAATGCGGACACGCAGCGCTTCATCGGCATGTCCGGGCTGGCGTTTGGGCAGATGCCCCGCTCCCGTAGCTTGTGCGCGCAGATCCTGCATCAGGGGCCGCTGGTCGAAGTGCCGGACACCTGGCACGACACACGCTTTGCCGACCATCCTTTGGTGCAAGGCGCGCCGTATGTGCGGTTTTATGCGGCCGTGCCGCTGGCCTTGTCCGGCGGCGAGGTGGTGGGCAGCCTCTGCGTGCTGGACCGCCTGCCGCGCCGCCTGCGCGAGCGGCAGCGGGAAGCGTTGTTGACCTTGTCCCGCTGCGCCATCAATGAGCTGGAATCCACGCGCCGGCACTCGGCCCCGCCGGCTCAGGCGATCAGCGCCGCGATGACCTTGTGA
- a CDS encoding NUDIX hydrolase — translation MTERFKPSVTVAAVIERDGRYLLVEELTSEGLLLNNPAGHLEQGESPEEGVIREVLEETARHFQPTAWLGLYMSRFLRPSRGQDVTYVRVAFVGDVGEQIPGQAFDAPVQRTLWMTLEEIRACRERHRSPLVLQCIEDHAAGRRLPMEALFTHPSLYEPPEHH, via the coding sequence ATGACTGAACGCTTCAAGCCCAGCGTCACCGTGGCCGCCGTGATTGAACGCGACGGCCGTTACCTGCTGGTGGAGGAACTCACCTCCGAAGGCCTGCTGCTCAACAACCCTGCCGGCCATCTGGAGCAGGGCGAGTCGCCGGAGGAAGGGGTGATCCGCGAAGTGCTGGAAGAAACCGCACGCCACTTTCAGCCCACCGCCTGGCTGGGCCTGTACATGTCCCGCTTCCTCCGACCCAGCCGCGGTCAGGACGTCACCTATGTGCGGGTGGCCTTTGTGGGCGACGTGGGCGAGCAGATTCCCGGGCAGGCCTTCGACGCGCCGGTGCAGCGCACCCTGTGGATGACGCTGGAGGAGATCCGCGCCTGCCGGGAGCGGCATCGCAGCCCGCTGGTGCTGCAGTGCATCGAGGACCATGCCGCCGGGCGCCGTCTGCCGATGGAGGCCCTTTTTACGCATCCGTCGCTGTACGAGCCGCCGGAGCACCACTGA
- a CDS encoding Re/Si-specific NAD(P)(+) transhydrogenase subunit alpha, with amino-acid sequence MLIGVPRETAAGETRVAATPETVKKLVAQGHRLLVETSAGLRASATDEAYAAAGAEIVSTAPALGADLVLKVRAPAVEEVAAFRRGVTLVGMLNPFDRDGLQRLADAGLTAFALEAAPRTSRAQSMDVLSSQANIAGYKAVMLAAFHYQRLFPMLMTAAGTIKAARVVVLGVGVAGLQAIATAKRLGAVIEASDVRPSVKEQVESLGAKFIDVPYETAEEREAAEGVGGYARPMPASWLARQQLEVAKRVAQADVVITTALIPGRAAPVLVTEEMVRAMKPGSVIVDIAAPAGGNCPLTEPGQTVVRHGVTLVGETNLPALVAADASALYARNLLDFLKLVLPGPAGVVLPPDDDIVMACLVAHEGRLLRP; translated from the coding sequence ATGCTGATCGGTGTGCCGCGCGAGACGGCAGCGGGAGAAACGCGAGTGGCCGCCACACCGGAGACGGTGAAGAAGCTGGTGGCCCAGGGGCATCGCCTGCTGGTGGAAACATCGGCCGGCCTGCGGGCCAGCGCCACCGACGAGGCGTATGCCGCAGCCGGTGCGGAGATCGTCAGCACGGCACCGGCGCTCGGCGCGGACCTGGTGCTCAAGGTGCGGGCGCCTGCAGTGGAAGAAGTTGCCGCGTTCCGGCGTGGGGTGACGCTGGTGGGCATGCTCAATCCGTTTGATCGTGACGGCCTTCAGCGCCTGGCCGATGCCGGGCTCACGGCCTTTGCGCTGGAAGCTGCGCCACGGACCTCCCGGGCACAGAGCATGGATGTGTTGTCCAGCCAGGCCAACATCGCCGGCTACAAGGCGGTGATGCTGGCCGCCTTTCACTATCAGCGCCTGTTCCCGATGCTGATGACGGCGGCGGGCACCATCAAGGCGGCGCGGGTGGTGGTGCTGGGCGTGGGGGTGGCGGGACTGCAGGCGATTGCCACGGCCAAGCGGCTGGGCGCCGTGATCGAGGCCTCCGATGTCCGTCCATCGGTGAAAGAGCAGGTGGAATCGCTGGGTGCGAAGTTCATCGACGTGCCTTATGAAACCGCCGAGGAGCGCGAGGCGGCTGAAGGCGTGGGCGGTTATGCGCGGCCCATGCCGGCGAGTTGGCTGGCCCGCCAGCAACTTGAAGTGGCCAAGCGCGTGGCGCAGGCGGATGTGGTCATCACCACCGCGTTGATTCCTGGCCGCGCGGCACCGGTGCTGGTGACTGAAGAGATGGTCCGCGCCATGAAGCCCGGATCGGTGATTGTGGACATTGCCGCACCGGCTGGCGGCAACTGTCCGTTGACCGAGCCCGGCCAGACGGTGGTCCGCCATGGCGTGACACTGGTGGGTGAAACCAACCTGCCGGCGCTGGTGGCGGCCGATGCGTCGGCGTTGTATGCCCGCAATCTGCTGGATTTCCTGAAGCTGGTGCTGCCTGGGCCGGCTGGTGTGGTGCTGCCGCCGGATGACGACATCGTCATGGCTTGCCTGGTGGCCCATGAAGGCCGGTTGTTGCGCCCATAA
- a CDS encoding NAD(P) transhydrogenase subunit alpha yields MDVVSPTLINLTIFVLAIYVGYHVVWTVTPALHTPLMAVTNAISAIVIVGAMLAAALTETTLGQVMGTAAVALAAVNVFGGFLVTRRMLEMFKKKEKK; encoded by the coding sequence ATGGATGTTGTATCTCCCACCTTGATCAATCTCACCATCTTCGTGCTGGCCATCTATGTGGGCTATCACGTGGTGTGGACCGTGACACCGGCCCTGCACACGCCGCTCATGGCAGTGACCAATGCGATTTCGGCCATCGTGATCGTCGGGGCCATGCTCGCGGCCGCGCTCACCGAGACCACGCTGGGCCAGGTGATGGGCACGGCCGCCGTGGCGCTGGCGGCGGTGAATGTGTTTGGCGGCTTCCTGGTCACGCGCCGCATGCTGGAAATGTTCAAGAAAAAAGAGAAGAAGTAG
- a CDS encoding NAD(P)(+) transhydrogenase (Re/Si-specific) subunit beta, translated as MSMNLVTLLYLVASVCFIQALKGLSHPTTSIRGNLFGMAGMTIAVLTTAALIVKLAGGHAGGFGLVLAGLVIGGGIGAVMAQRVEMTKMPELVAFMHSMIGLAAVCIAVAAVAEPHALGIAQPGQPLPGGNRIELALGCFIGAVTFSGSVIAFGKLSGKYKFRLFQGAPVVFRGQHALNLVLGLAALFFIAGFWHSQSWMDFLLVAALGLALGVLLIIPIGGADMPVVVSMLNSYSGWAAAGIGFSLNNSMLIIAGSLVGSSGAILSYIMCKAMNRSFFNVILGGFGAEAGAGAAAAVQRNVRSGSADDAAFILGNAESVIIVPGYGLAVARAQHAVKELAQKLTAKGVQVRYAIHPVAGRMPGHMNVLLAEAEVPYDQVHEMEDINPEFGQTDVAIILGANDVVNPAALQKGSSIYGMPILEAYKARTVIVNKRSMAAGYAGLDNELFYMDKTMMVFGDAKKVVEDMVKAVE; from the coding sequence ATGTCCATGAACCTCGTCACGCTGCTGTACCTGGTGGCCAGCGTCTGTTTCATCCAGGCGCTCAAGGGCCTGTCGCATCCCACCACGTCCATCCGCGGCAACCTGTTCGGCATGGCCGGCATGACCATCGCCGTGCTCACCACGGCCGCGCTCATCGTCAAGCTGGCCGGTGGCCATGCCGGGGGCTTCGGCCTGGTGCTGGCCGGGCTGGTGATCGGCGGCGGCATTGGCGCGGTCATGGCCCAGCGGGTGGAAATGACCAAGATGCCGGAGCTGGTCGCTTTTATGCACAGCATGATCGGCCTGGCCGCCGTGTGCATTGCGGTGGCGGCGGTGGCCGAGCCGCATGCCCTGGGCATCGCGCAGCCCGGCCAACCGTTGCCCGGCGGCAATCGGATCGAGCTGGCGCTGGGCTGCTTCATCGGCGCGGTGACTTTCTCCGGCTCGGTCATCGCATTCGGAAAGCTCAGCGGTAAATACAAGTTCCGGTTGTTCCAGGGGGCCCCGGTGGTCTTCCGGGGGCAGCATGCGCTGAACCTGGTGCTGGGTCTGGCAGCGCTGTTCTTCATCGCGGGCTTCTGGCACTCGCAGAGCTGGATGGACTTCCTGCTGGTGGCGGCACTGGGCCTGGCGTTGGGGGTGCTGCTGATCATCCCCATCGGCGGCGCGGACATGCCGGTGGTGGTGTCCATGCTCAACAGCTACTCGGGCTGGGCGGCGGCGGGTATTGGGTTCTCACTCAACAACAGCATGCTGATCATTGCCGGGTCGCTGGTGGGCAGCTCGGGGGCCATCCTGAGCTACATCATGTGCAAGGCCATGAATCGGTCCTTCTTCAATGTGATTCTGGGCGGCTTCGGCGCCGAGGCAGGAGCCGGCGCGGCCGCCGCCGTGCAGCGCAATGTGCGCAGCGGCAGCGCCGACGATGCGGCCTTCATCCTCGGCAATGCAGAAAGCGTCATCATCGTGCCGGGCTACGGACTGGCGGTGGCGCGCGCGCAGCATGCGGTGAAGGAGTTGGCCCAGAAGCTCACTGCCAAAGGCGTGCAGGTGCGTTATGCCATCCATCCGGTGGCGGGCCGCATGCCGGGCCATATGAACGTGCTGCTGGCCGAGGCGGAAGTGCCCTACGACCAGGTGCATGAGATGGAAGACATCAATCCGGAGTTTGGCCAGACCGATGTCGCCATCATCCTCGGCGCCAACGATGTGGTGAACCCCGCCGCGCTGCAGAAGGGGTCGTCCATCTACGGCATGCCGATCCTGGAGGCCTACAAGGCCCGTACGGTGATTGTGAACAAGCGCTCGATGGCGGCGGGTTATGCGGGCCTGGACAACGAGCTGTTCTACATGGACAAGACCATGATGGTGTTCGGCGACGCGAAGAAGGTCGTTGAAGACATGGTCAAGGCCGTGGAGTGA